One genomic window of Biomphalaria glabrata chromosome 9, xgBioGlab47.1, whole genome shotgun sequence includes the following:
- the LOC106057901 gene encoding mediator of RNA polymerase II transcription subunit 22-like isoform X2 — translation MSQGQSALPQNKEAQLRSYQVHLKDNIRSMYDNFTEIIRLARIEEDGQLLRPTQIDQDNYEMQVRAANIVKAGESLMKLVSDLKQFLILNDFPSVNEAISHNAKMHKENQINIDMKLMKLRDEMAADLYELEDEYYSSLYK, via the exons ATGTCCCAAGGTCAGAGTGCTCTCCCTCAGAATAAGGAAGCTCAACTTAGGTCCTACCAGGTTCATCTAAAAGACAACATTCGTTCTATGTATGATAATTTCACGGAAATAATTCGACTGGCCCGC ATAGAAGAAGATGGGCAACTGTTGCGACCAACCCAGATAGATCAAGACAACTATGAAATGCAAGTCAGAGCTGCAAACATT gTAAAAGCTGGTGAATCATTGATGAAACTAGTCTCAGATCTGAAGCAATTTCTCATTTTGAATGACTTCCCCTCTGTCAATGAAGCCATATCCCACAATGCCAAAATGCACAAAGAGAACCAGATTAACATTGACATGAAGCTAATGAAACTGAGAGATGAAATGGCTGCTGACTTGTATGAGCTGGAAGATGAGTACTACTCCTCTTTGTACAAGTGA
- the LOC106057901 gene encoding mediator of RNA polymerase II transcription subunit 22-like isoform X1, protein MSQGQSALPQNKEAQLRSYQVHLKDNIRSMYDNFTEIIRLARVSEKIEEDGQLLRPTQIDQDNYEMQVRAANIVKAGESLMKLVSDLKQFLILNDFPSVNEAISHNAKMHKENQINIDMKLMKLRDEMAADLYELEDEYYSSLYK, encoded by the exons ATGTCCCAAGGTCAGAGTGCTCTCCCTCAGAATAAGGAAGCTCAACTTAGGTCCTACCAGGTTCATCTAAAAGACAACATTCGTTCTATGTATGATAATTTCACGGAAATAATTCGACTGGCCCGCGTAAGTGAAAAG ATAGAAGAAGATGGGCAACTGTTGCGACCAACCCAGATAGATCAAGACAACTATGAAATGCAAGTCAGAGCTGCAAACATT gTAAAAGCTGGTGAATCATTGATGAAACTAGTCTCAGATCTGAAGCAATTTCTCATTTTGAATGACTTCCCCTCTGTCAATGAAGCCATATCCCACAATGCCAAAATGCACAAAGAGAACCAGATTAACATTGACATGAAGCTAATGAAACTGAGAGATGAAATGGCTGCTGACTTGTATGAGCTGGAAGATGAGTACTACTCCTCTTTGTACAAGTGA
- the LOC106057900 gene encoding protein Dr1-like isoform X2 → MTDSRENRDQPQPDDDLSIPRAALNKMIKELLPNIRVANDARELILSCCTEFIHLVSSEANEICVKTNKKTISPDHIVAALDSLGFGAYKNEAKAVLKEAKAVAAKKRRGSSRLENLGIPEEELLRQQQELFEKARQEQAMLDQQQWMQMQQALQQQQQQQQLRQDENDDYS, encoded by the exons ATGACAGATAGCAGAGAGAACAGAGATCAACCCCAACCTGATGATGACCTGAGTATACCAAGAGCAGCTCTGAACAAAATGATCAAAGAGTTGCTGCCCAACATACGAGTCGCCAATGATGCAAGGGAGCTTATACTTAGCTGTTGTACAGAATTCATACACCTAGTTTCCTCGGAGGCTAATGAGATCTGTGTCAAGACAAACAAGAAAACTATCTCCCCTGATCATATTGTAGCAG CTTTAGACAGTTTGGGATTTGGAGCATACAAAAATGAAGCCAAAGCTGTTCTCAAAGAAGCAAAAGCAGTAGCAGCTAAGAAACGTCGTGGAAGCTCAAGGCTTGAGAATCTTGGCATTCCAGAGGAAGAACTATTACGCCAGCAACAAGAGCTGTTTGAAAAA gctaGGCAAGAACAGGCCATGTTGGACCAGCAACAGTGGATGCAAATGCAGCAGGCTTtgcaacagcaacaacagcagcaacagcTGAGGCAGGATGAGAATGATGACTACTCCTAG
- the LOC106057900 gene encoding protein Dr1-like isoform X1 has translation MTITKHSSEKSSYITMTDSRENRDQPQPDDDLSIPRAALNKMIKELLPNIRVANDARELILSCCTEFIHLVSSEANEICVKTNKKTISPDHIVAALDSLGFGAYKNEAKAVLKEAKAVAAKKRRGSSRLENLGIPEEELLRQQQELFEKARQEQAMLDQQQWMQMQQALQQQQQQQQLRQDENDDYS, from the exons ATGACAATAACAAAACACTCTTCTGAAAAGTCTTCCTATATAACA ATGACAGATAGCAGAGAGAACAGAGATCAACCCCAACCTGATGATGACCTGAGTATACCAAGAGCAGCTCTGAACAAAATGATCAAAGAGTTGCTGCCCAACATACGAGTCGCCAATGATGCAAGGGAGCTTATACTTAGCTGTTGTACAGAATTCATACACCTAGTTTCCTCGGAGGCTAATGAGATCTGTGTCAAGACAAACAAGAAAACTATCTCCCCTGATCATATTGTAGCAG CTTTAGACAGTTTGGGATTTGGAGCATACAAAAATGAAGCCAAAGCTGTTCTCAAAGAAGCAAAAGCAGTAGCAGCTAAGAAACGTCGTGGAAGCTCAAGGCTTGAGAATCTTGGCATTCCAGAGGAAGAACTATTACGCCAGCAACAAGAGCTGTTTGAAAAA gctaGGCAAGAACAGGCCATGTTGGACCAGCAACAGTGGATGCAAATGCAGCAGGCTTtgcaacagcaacaacagcagcaacagcTGAGGCAGGATGAGAATGATGACTACTCCTAG